CTAAGTTGTGGTGATTTGTATATCACAATTTATGTTTCTGGAAGCGCTGACGTGGTGACCCAAGGTGGTTATTTCAACCAATGTGTAAAAGATGGTAAGTTATTTCCAAACAATGATACTTTTTCAAAAATAATTGACACTCCTGGTTCTTACAAAATTGTTGCAGATATTGTTTCAACTGATCTGACAAATATTTCTACTACTGGAACATTTACTGTTAAATAGGAATGAATTATTCAGAGAATAGTAGTAAATTGAATTTACAAATGGTGATTATATGACAAAACTTGATGAAGCAAAAAAAATTAAAGCAGAAATTGAAGAATTAAAAAAGAAAACAAAAATTCTTGAAGCAAAACCAGCTAAAAAAGTAACAAAGAAAACTGCAGCAAAACCAGCTAAAAAAGTAACAAAGAAAACTGCAGCAAAACCAGCTAAAAAAGTAACAAAGAAAGAAGCAGCAAAACCAGCTAAAAAAGTAACAAAGAAAGAAGCAGCAAAACCAGCTAAAAAAGTAACAAAGAAAGAAGCAGCAAAACCAGCTAAAAAAGTAACAAAGAAAGATGAAGTAAAACCTGTAAAACCAAAAAAATTAACTAAAAAAGAATTAGAAGAAGAAAAAAGAATTGCAGAGAGAACTGTTGAAGATGAATTAGAAGAACAACTAACTGAAGCAGAAATTGAAAATTTCCAAATTGAGAAAGTTGACATGGAACGATTGACAAATAAAATTTGTGATATTTTAGCTGAAAAAGAATCTGATGGAATGCTACAAAGTGAATTGTGGAAAAAATTGAAACTTTCAAGTCGAGATGGTTCTAGATTGTCTTTGAAACTCGAAAGGATGGGTACTATCAATAGAGAAAAACTTCTTGAAAACGATCGTTGGACATACAAATTAATTTTAAAGAAAACTCCAATCAGTACACAATCAAT
This window of the Candidatus Nitrosomarinus catalina genome carries:
- a CDS encoding transcriptional regulator yields the protein MTKLDEAKKIKAEIEELKKKTKILEAKPAKKVTKKTAAKPAKKVTKKTAAKPAKKVTKKEAAKPAKKVTKKEAAKPAKKVTKKEAAKPAKKVTKKDEVKPVKPKKLTKKELEEEKRIAERTVEDELEEQLTEAEIENFQIEKVDMERLTNKICDILAEKESDGMLQSELWKKLKLSSRDGSRLSLKLERMGTINREKLLENDRWTYKLILKKTPISTQSIENSPCLVCTVEQKCSLDGEISPKTCQLIEDWVIAEYKKPSKAKK